In Cydia fagiglandana chromosome 3, ilCydFagi1.1, whole genome shotgun sequence, the following are encoded in one genomic region:
- the LOC134680108 gene encoding keratin-associated protein 16-1-like, with amino-acid sequence MCACTFCPTCPPILPCGTGPCRYYCCPPPQCCQPCVPPPVPCTPCPPCNCCARFRPCPAPVIPDIVPPIVPILPPCKPRRCPAPEPPPYCPPRPVCCPPALPCCPPPEPCDPPPCRPCPEPIPCYQPVLPCCNPQCPPPILPKQRPICPRAPPCPYPCLPVCRSCCPEICGLDPVTRRRPTIVHNSVVTRNVDNRKQLVPCCCNHVCVPLI; translated from the exons ATGTGTGCGTGTACATTTTGCCCGACTTGCCCGCCGATCCTGCCGTGCGGCACCGGACCGTGCCGCTACTACTGCTGTCCCCCGCCGCAGTGCTGCCAGCCGTGCGTCCCGCCCCCCGTGCCCTGCACCCCGTGCCCTCCTTGCAACTGCTGCGCCAGGTTCCGGCCGTGCCCGGCGCCGGTCATCCCGGACATAGTTCCACCTATTGTGCCGATACTGCCGCCTTGCAAGCCCCGCCGGTGTCCGGCGCCGGAACCGCCGCCGTATTGCCCGCCGAGACCAGTGTGCTGTCCTCCAGCGTTACCTTGCTGTCCACCTCCCGAGCCATGTGATCCTCCACCA TGCCGCCCTTGCCCAGAGCCCATACCATGTTACCAACCAGTGCTGCCTTGCTGCAATCCACAATGCCCTCCTCCAATCCTACCTAAACAACGACCGATTTGCCCGAGAGCCCCACCGTGTCCGTACCCTTGCCTACCCGTCTGCCGGAGCTGCTGCCCCGAGATCTGTGGATTGGACCCCGTGACACGGCGACGCCCGACAATAGTCCACAATAGTGTAGTGACGAGGAACGTTGATAATAGAAAACAG CTGGTTCCCTGCTGTTGCAACCACGTGTGCGTGCCCCTGATCTAG